In a genomic window of Helianthus annuus cultivar XRQ/B chromosome 10, HanXRQr2.0-SUNRISE, whole genome shotgun sequence:
- the LOC110885327 gene encoding squalene monooxygenase SE1 has translation MELESPTTVIHQNYLLLASAVALLTGFLLLYILILNSRKSTEIHRKCVDNSGDDGLRLTETDVIIVGAGVAGAALACTLAKDGRRVHVIERDLTEPDRIVGELLQPGGYLKLIELGLEDCVDGIEAQQVFGYAIYMDGRNTKLSYPLEKFESDISGRSFHNGRFIRRMREKAASLPNVKLEQGTVTSLLEEHGTVKGVCYKTKDGQVMTAHAPLTIVCDGCFSNLRRALCKPKVEVPSCFVGLVLENVDLPYANHGHVILADPSPILFYPISNTEVRCLVDVPGQKVPSIANGEMVDYLKTVVAPQVPPELYAAFVAAIDKGNIRTMPNRSMPADPQPTPGALLMGDAFNMRHPLTGGGMTVALSDIVLLRDLLRPLSNLNDAPTLCNYLECFYTLRKPVSSTINTLAGALYKVFCASPDPARKEMRQACFDYLSLGGICSQGPISLLSGLNPRPIVLFLHFFAVAIYGVGRLLIPFPSPKRLWLGARLISGASGIIFPIIKSEGVRQMFFPATVPAYYKAPRVA, from the exons ATGGAGCTTGAATCACCAACAACAGTTATCCACCAGAACTATCTTCTTCTTGCTTCCGCCGTTGCGCTGTTAACAGGCTTCCTTCTGCTCTACATTTTGATATTGAATTCTCGTAAATCGACGGAGATTCATCGGAAATGTGTTGATAACTCCGGTGACGATGGATTGCGGCTCACGGAGACTGACGTTATCATTGTTGGTGCCGGTGTTGCCGGTGCTGCTCTTGCGTGTACTCTTGCTaag GATGGACGGCGAGTACATGTGATTGAAAGGGACTTAACTGAACCGGACCGAATTGTCGGTGAGCTTCTGCAGCCAGGAGGCTATCTGAAATTGATTGAGTTGGGTCTTGAGG ATTGTGTGGATGGAATTGAGGCTCAACAAGTTTTCGGTTATGCCATTTACATGGATGGTAGAAACACGAAACTCTCTTATCCTTTGGAAAAGTTCGAATCGGATATATCTGGAAGAAGCTTTCACAATGGGCGGTTTATTCGACGGATGAGGGAGAAAGCTGCATCTCTTCCAAA TGTGAAACTGGAACAAGGGACTGTAACATCATTACTTGAGGAACATGGAACAGTTAAAGGGGTGTGTTACAAAACCAAAGACGGACAAGTGATGACCGCACACGCGCCTCTCACCATTGTTTGTGACGGTTGTTTTTCTAATCTACGGCGTGCCCTTTGCAAGCCTAAG GTAGAGGTACCCTCTTGCTTTGTGGGTCTGGTTTTGGAGAATGTGGATCTTCCGTATGCAAACCATGGGCATGTTATACTCGCGGATCCTTCACCAATTTTGTTTTATCCGATTAGTAACACCGAGGTTCGTTGTTTGGTCGACGTCCCTGGACAAAAGGTTCCTTCTATTGCCAATGGGGAAATGGTCGATTACCTCAAAACCGTCGTTGCTCCACAG GTTCCACCCGAGTTATATGCCGCCTTTGTGGCAGCAATAGATAAAGGAAACATAAGAACAATGCCAAACAGAAGCATGCCAGCCGATCCGCAACCTACCCCAGGTGCACTTTTAATGGGAGACGCATTTAACATGCGACACCCATTAACCGGTGGAGGAATGACCGTTGCATTATCAGATATCGTTTTACTTCGCGACCTTCTTAGACCACTAAGTAATCTTAATGATGCACCTACACTTTGCAATTATCTTGAGTGCTTCTACACTCTTAGAAAG CCGGTGTCATCTACGATAAATACGTTGGCGGGTGCTCTATACAAGGTATTTTGTGCATCACCAGACCCAGCAAGAAAAGAAATGCGGCAAGCATGCTTCGATTATCTTAGCCTGGGAGGCATCTGCTCACAAGGACCGATATCTTTACTTTCAGGACTCAACCCGCGCCCCATAGTCCTGTTTCTTCATTTCTTTGCTGTTGCTATCTATGGTGTTGGCCGTTTGCTCATCCCGTTCCCATCACCAAAACGGTTATGGCTAGGGGCTCGACTCATCTCg GGTGCATCTGGGATCATATTTCCAATTATCAAGTCGGAAGGGGTGCGACAAATGTTCTTCCCAGCAACGGTTCCAGCATACTACAAAGCTCCTCGAGTTGCTTGA
- the LOC110882072 gene encoding mitochondrial import receptor subunit TOM20: MSQPNPDLEWRFGSRVSPPQLQTEQISKQKPSFRSYPSPYKSAVVSVHPPKNRRRRGVNKPEKFIHGDAKRLRSAYVFRTCRRSAEVTYEKNPLDTENLTRWGGALLELSTFQSVQESKLMIKDAISKLDEALAIYPKKQDALWCMGNAQTSYAFLTPDKDEAKGYFDSAYDFFEQAVNEVFGVILYMY; this comes from the exons atgTCCCAACCGAATCCAGATCTTGAATGGAGATTCGGTTCTCGCGTATCGCCACCACAACTTCAAACTGAACAGATTTCTAAGCA AAAACCATCATTTAGGTCTTATCCATCGCCGTACAAGTCTGCTGTTGTTAGTGTTCATCCACCAAAAAATCGCCGACGACGAGGTGTAAACAAACCGGAGAAATTCATCCATGGAGATGCAAAACGACTTCGATCGGCTTATGTTTTTCGAACATGTCGCCGGAGTGCTGAAGTCACCTACGAGAAAAACCCTCTGGATACCGAG AACTTAACTAGATGGGGAGGTGCGTTGCTTGAACTGTCCACGTTCCAGAGTGTTCAGGAATCAAAGTTGATGATCAAAG ATGCGATATCGAAGTTGGATGAAGCATTGGCGATTTATCCGAAGAAACAAGATGCTTTGTGGTGTATGGGGAATGCCCAAACTTCTTATGCTTTTTTGACTCCGGATAAAGATGAAGCAAAGGGTTATTTTGATTCAGCTTATGATTTCTTTGAGCAAGCTGTTAACGAGGTATTTGGTGTAATCTTGTATATGTATTAA